The proteins below are encoded in one region of Alkalidesulfovibrio alkalitolerans DSM 16529:
- the fliM gene encoding flagellar motor switch protein FliM, whose translation MGKILQQDEVDALLRGLTGGEVETESDVPEEDSGVVSFDLSNQDRIIRGRMPVMEIVNDRFARLFTNSMVTAMRKRVDVNPISLDMSKFGDFMRSLPVPTSINIFKMDPLRGNGLLIVDSRLVFSLVENFLGGSGGQPKVEGRDFTAIEQGLIDRVVKICLSNMEEAWNPVHEVHIELIRSEVNPQFAAIVPPSDVVMVITYEVELENAIGSLICCLPYAMLEPIRSKLHASFQSERLEVDHAWHNRFREQLMQIYVEMVVRLGMTSITGRQLLNLEEGDILLLDTDDDDTLEAEVEGIKKFYVTPGKVKSNAAIQIVREEEPKF comes from the coding sequence ATGGGCAAAATTCTCCAGCAAGACGAAGTCGACGCCCTGCTTCGGGGGCTTACCGGCGGTGAGGTCGAAACTGAGTCCGACGTCCCGGAAGAAGATTCCGGGGTCGTCTCCTTTGATCTTTCCAACCAGGACCGTATCATCCGTGGCCGCATGCCGGTCATGGAGATCGTCAACGACCGCTTTGCCCGCCTGTTCACGAACTCCATGGTCACGGCCATGCGCAAGCGCGTGGACGTGAACCCCATCTCGCTGGACATGTCCAAGTTCGGCGACTTCATGCGCTCGCTGCCTGTGCCCACGAGCATCAACATCTTCAAGATGGACCCGCTACGTGGCAACGGCTTGCTTATCGTGGACTCGCGACTCGTCTTCTCCCTGGTGGAGAACTTTCTGGGCGGGTCCGGGGGGCAGCCCAAGGTCGAGGGCCGCGACTTCACGGCCATCGAGCAGGGTCTCATCGACCGCGTGGTCAAAATATGCCTCTCGAACATGGAAGAGGCCTGGAACCCTGTGCACGAAGTGCACATCGAGTTGATCCGTTCCGAGGTCAACCCGCAGTTCGCGGCCATAGTTCCGCCTTCGGACGTGGTCATGGTCATCACTTACGAGGTGGAGCTCGAAAACGCCATCGGCTCGCTCATCTGCTGCCTGCCTTACGCCATGCTCGAACCCATCCGCTCCAAGCTGCACGCCTCCTTCCAATCCGAGCGACTGGAAGTTGACCATGCCTGGCACAATCGTTTCCGCGAACAATTGATGCAGATCTATGTGGAGATGGTTGTCCGGCTCGGCATGACGTCCATCACGGGCCGTCAGCTTTTGAACTTGGAGGAGGGCGACATCCTGCTCTTGGATACGGACGACGACGACACGCTCGAAGCCGAGGTGGAGGGCATCAAGAAGTTCTATGTCACTCCGGGCAAGGTCAAGAGCAACGCTGCCATACAGATCGTGCGCGAGGAAGAGCCGAAATTCTGA
- a CDS encoding YkgJ family cysteine cluster protein, with amino-acid sequence MPPHDFRCKRCGHCCTGLDDSFRNTASRDDVRRWITAGRWDIMRYSQPLLEEDGEGRSRLVGYRIWIDPATGLWCEDGCPWFSRVDGLAGCDIRDLRPDYCRDFPTTREHADSVGCPGFWI; translated from the coding sequence ATGCCGCCGCACGATTTTCGCTGCAAACGATGCGGGCACTGCTGCACGGGTCTCGACGACTCGTTTCGCAACACGGCCAGCCGAGACGACGTGCGTCGATGGATCACGGCCGGACGCTGGGATATAATGCGCTACTCGCAACCGTTGCTCGAAGAGGACGGCGAGGGACGCTCCCGTCTGGTCGGCTACCGCATTTGGATAGACCCAGCGACCGGGCTCTGGTGCGAGGACGGCTGCCCCTGGTTCAGCCGCGTGGACGGGCTGGCTGGCTGCGACATCCGCGATCTGCGGCCGGACTACTGCCGCGACTTCCCGACCACGCGGGAACATGCGGACTCCGTAGGGTGTCCGGGATTTTGGATCTAA
- a CDS encoding MarR family winged helix-turn-helix transcriptional regulator — protein sequence MSDLPRLTHAIVEFYEKLSSWEHCVVRGKGLTLPQMHTIEILGAHGPMRMKELAEKMGVTTGTLTMQVDRLESRGLARRVPHERDRRSWLVELTAKGLKSFEEHDTLHMRLTEEITASLTPEERAQLIAALEKMNGCF from the coding sequence ATGAGCGACCTGCCCCGCCTGACCCACGCCATCGTGGAGTTCTACGAGAAGCTTTCCTCCTGGGAACACTGCGTGGTGCGCGGCAAGGGGCTGACCCTGCCCCAGATGCACACCATCGAAATCCTGGGCGCGCATGGCCCCATGCGCATGAAGGAACTGGCCGAAAAGATGGGCGTGACCACCGGTACCCTGACCATGCAGGTGGATCGGCTCGAATCGCGCGGCCTGGCCCGGCGGGTGCCGCACGAACGCGATCGCCGCTCCTGGCTCGTGGAACTGACAGCCAAGGGCCTGAAATCATTTGAGGAACATGACACGCTACACATGCGTCTGACCGAGGAGATCACCGCGAGCCTCACACCCGAAGAGCGCGCCCAACTGATCGCCGCGCTCGAAAAGATGAACGGCTGTTTTTAG